TCGCGGCGCCGCGGGATCGCGAAACCGCCGGGATACACGATGATTTCGTCCCATCCCTCGTACAGGCCGGTCGGCAGCTTCAGGATGGGCACCGCCGCCTGTACCGCGATGGACAGTCGCATGAAGTCGGTCAGCTGCAGGCCGTGCGCGCCGTTCATGGTTTTGCTGGCCAGCAGCCAGGCGGCGCGGGCGCGCAGTTCCTCGATGTCCTCGGGAAGCAGTCCCGCCAGGAACGGATAGGCCCGTAGGACCTCTTCCCATAGCGCGGGATCGATGCGCGCCTGTACATTCGCGACCCGGGCGGCGGGCGCGCCGCGTCCAAGCAGCCATCGCAACATAGGCGGATTCTCCATTCGGGTGCACGGTCGGCAGGGACCGGTTCGCGTCGGCGCGGGACGCGCCGCGCGCGGCGCCTTCCAGTCCCGACAGGCGCTAGTGTAGAGTGTGGGGTTCCTGTCCAATCGATGCTTTGTTGCGTTTTTTCAGTGCCGCACCGATGCCACCGCCTTCCGATCGCGATACCTTGACGCCTTTTGACGCCGCGTGGTTCGACGGTGCCGCGGCCGGCCTGGACACGCAAGGACGCGATCAACTGCAAAAGGCGGCGGCATGGGCAGGGCCGCGCTTCGGCGAGGAACAAGCGCTGACCGGCGAACCGCTGGCCAGCCATGCGGCCGGTGTGGCGCGCATCCTGGCCGGCCTGCATACCGATCGGGCGACACGCGTGGCTTCGGTGTTGGCCGCCTTGCCGGCGGATCTGTCCGCGCCCGCGCCGTCCAACCGGCACGACCCCATTGCCGCCGAATTCGATGCGGAAATCGCGCGCCTGGTGCAGGGCGCGCGCGCCTTGATGCGCCTGGGCGCCGTCGCCCGGCTGGCCAGCGACAGCGCGGCGGACAGCGGGGCGCAGAAGGAGATGCAGCGCAAGATGCTGCTGGCCATGGCGGCGGATCTGCGCATCGTCCTGATGCGCCTGGCTTCGCGCCTGCAAAGCCTGCGCTGGCATGCCGCATCCAAGGTGGCCTGCCCGCCCGAGCTGGCCCGCGAAACGCTGGACCTCTATGCCCCGCTGGCCAACCGCCTGGGGATATGGCAGCTCAAGTGGGAACTGGAGGACCTGGCCTTCCGCTTCCTGGACGCCGATCGCTACAAGGAAATCGCCCGCCTGCTGGAAGAAAAGCGGGTGGAGCGCGAAGCCTTCATCGCCGATGCCGTCGAGCGCGTGCGCATGGCCTTGCGCAAGTCCGGCATCGACGCGGAAGTCAGCGGGCGGCCCAAGCATATCTACAGCATCTGGAACAAGATGCGCATCAAGAAGCTGGACTTCAACCAGATGTTCGATTTGCGCGCCCTGCGCGTCATCGTCAAGGACGTGCGCGAATGCTATACCGCGCTGGCGATCGTGCACGAGCTCTGGACGCCGATGCTGGACGAGTTCGACGACTATATCTCCAGGCCCAAGCCCAATGGCTATCGCTCGCTGCACACGGTGGTCATGGACAAGGACGGGCGCCCGTTCGAGGTCCAGATCCGCACGCAGGAGATGCACCAGTTCGCGGAATACGGCATGGCGGCGCACTGGCGCTACAAAGAGGCCGGGCCCAAGGGCGGGCAGGTGGCCGCGTCCAGCGAGTACGACCGGCAGCTTTCCTGGATGCGCCAGCTGCTGGCCTGGAACGCCGACCTGGACGCGACGCCCGCGGGAGGGCAGGGGGGTACCGTCGCCCGCGCGGCGGCGGAACACATCTACGTGCTGACGCCGCAGGCGCGCGTGATCGAACTGCCCGCGGGATCCACGCCGGTCGACTTCGCCTATCACTTGCATACCGATCTGGGCCATCGCTGTCGCGGTGCGCGGGTCGATGGCCAGATGGTGCCGTTGCAGACCCGCCTCGCGACCGGCCAGACGGTGGAAATCGTGGCGGCCAAGTCCGGCGGACCTTCCCGGGACTGGCTGAATCCCCAACTGGGGTTCCTGGCCAGCCCCCGCGCACGGGCGAAGGTCCGCAACTGGTTCAACGCCATCGAGCTGCAGCAGCGCATCACCCAGGGACAAGGCCTGATAGAAAAAGAACTGCAGCGACTGGGCAAGACCGCCGTCAACCTGGAGCAGCTGGCGCAACAACTGGGCTTCGCGCGCGCCGACGATCTTTATGTCGCGGCCGCCAAGGACGAGTTCAGCCTGCGGCAGATCGACGCGGTTTTCCAGCAGCCGGCGGAACCGGCCGGCGAACCGGGCGTCGTTACCCATGCCAGCCGCGCCGAAAGCACGGAAAAAAGCGGCAAGAGCGGTGTGCTGGTGGTGGGCGTGGGCTCGCTCATGACGCAGCTTGCGCGATGCTGCCGGCCGGCGCCGCCAGATCCCATCGTCGGCTTCGTTACGCGCGGGCGCGGCGTGTCCATCCACCGGGCGGACTGCCACAGCTACGCCGCCCTGGCCGAACGCGAACCCGAACGCGTCATCGAAGTGGCCTGGGGCGAGACCGGCAATACGGTTTATCCCGTGGACATCAGCGTGCGCGCGCACGACCGCTCCGGTCTGCTGCGGGACCTGTCCGAAGTCTTCGCACGGCTGCGGCTGAATGTCATTGGCGTGAATACGCAAAGCCGCAATTCGCTGGCGCATATGGTATTTACCGTGGAAGTGCATGGCGGCGAAGCGCTGTCGCGCGCGCTGGATGCCCTGGCCGAAGTCCCCGGGGTAACCGGCGCGGCGCGCAAATAACGCCGTCTCGCCATAGACGGCCCGATCGGCGCCGGCCTACACTGGGGGTTTTCACGACAAGGCACCCCAGGCTTATGGATACCCGTCGTTGGCTGGAAACGCTGGTGGGTTTCGACACCACCAGCCGCAATTCCAATCTGGCTTTGATCGAAACCGCGCGCGATTGGCTCAAGGGCCAGGGCGTGCAGGCCTGGCTGGCCCATAACGAGGACCGCAGCAAGGCAAACCTGTTCGCCACGCTGCCCGGCCGCGACGGCGGGGAGCAGGGCGGCATCGTGTTGTCCGGCCATACGGATGTCGTGCCGGTCGACGGACAGGACTGGGCCGGCGATCCCTTCGTGGTGCGCGAGCAGGACGGCCGGCTGTACGGGCGCGGTGCCTGCGATATGAAGGGGTTCATCGCGACGGCGCTGGCCCTGGTACCGGAATTCCTGTCCATGCCGCGCGCCAAGCCTTTGCACCTGGCGTTTTCCTTCGACGAGGAAGTAGGCTGCGCCGGCGCGCCCTACCTGCTCGCCGACCTGCGCGATCGCGGTATCCGCCCCGACGGCTGTGTGGTGGGGGAGCCCACCGGCATGCAAGTCGTGGTGGCGCATAAAGGCATCAACCTGTATCGCTGCCGGGTACACGGCAAGGCGGCGCATTCGTCGCTGACGCCGCATGGCTGCAATGCCATCGAGTACGCCGCGCGGCTGATCTGCCATATCCGCGACGTGGCCGATGCCTATAAGGCCAAGGGGCCGTACGACAACTTCTACGATGTGCCCTTCAGCACATTGACGACCAACTTGATCCGCGGGGGCATCGCGGTCAACACCATTCCGGACGATTGCGAATTCGCCTACGAGTTCCGCAATCTGCCGGCCATCGAGCCGGACGACATCCAGCGGGAAATCCAGCGCTACGTGGATGACGTGCTGCTGCCGCGCATGCGGGCGGAATTCCCGGAGGCGCGCATCGATATCGAGCGCGGTCCCGCGGCTCCCGGCCTGGAAGCCTCGGAGCAGGCCGCCATCACCCAACTGGTGCGCGCCCTGACCCGCGATACCGCGACGCGCAAAGTGGCGTATGGCACCGAAGCGGGGCTGTTCCAGGGCATCGGCATCCCGACGGTGGTATGCGGCCCGGGTCATATTGCCCAGGCCCACAAGCCGGATGAGTTTGTCGCGATAGACCAACTGGAGGCCTGCGCGGCGTTCCTGCGCCGCGTCGGCCAGTCGATATAAGGGACGGGCGGCGGGTTCCCGGCCCGCGCGGGCGCCCCTGCCGGCGGCGCCCAGGGTGTCCTTGCCCGGACGCGGGCGCCCGGTCGGGTAAAATACCCGGTTGCTAAATTGTTGGCGGCGGCGTGTTTTACCTGACCGCCCGCTCCCCGCGGTGCCGGCGGGAATAACGTGGTGAAACAGAGTGGTCAAACCTTACGATTTTCCTGACGCCCAGGGCCATTTCGGTCCCTATGGGGGCGTGTTCGTGGCGGAAACGCTCATGCACGCGCTCGACGAACTGCGCGCGGCCTACGATCGCTATCGCGCGGACCCGGCATTCATCGAAGAGTTCAACTACGAACTCAAGCATTTCGTCGGCCGGCCCAGCCCCGTTTATCACGCCCGGCGCTGGTCGCAGGAACTCGGCGGCGCGCAGATCTGGTTCAAGCGGGAAGACCTGAACCACACCGGCGCGCACAAGATCAACAACTGTATCGGGCAGGCACTGCTGGCCCGCCGCATGGGCAAGCCGCGCGTCATCGCGGAAACCGGTGCCGGCCAGCACGGCGTGGCCACCGCGACCGTGGCGGCCCGCTACGGCATGGAGTGCGTGGTGTACATGGGCAGCGAGGACATCCGCCGCCAGGCATCCAACATGTACCGCATGAAGCTCCTGGGAGCGACCGTGGTGCCGGTGGAATCCGGCTCGCGTACCCTCAAGGACGCCCTGAACGAGGCCATGCGCGACTGGGTCACCAACATCGGCAATACTTTCTACATCATCGGCACGGTGGCGGGGCCCGACCCCTATCCCCGCATGGTGCGGGACTTCCAGACCGTCATTGGCAAGGAATGCCTGTGGCAGATGCCCGAGGAAGCCGGCCGCCAGCCCGATATCGTCATCGCCGCCGTCGGGGGCGGATCCAATGCCATGGGTATCTTCCACCCCTACATCCCGTACGAAGACGTCCAGCTGATCGGCGTCGAAGCGGCGGGGGAAGGCATGGATTCCGGCCGTCACGCCGCTTCCATCGCTGCCGGACAAGTGGGCGTGCTGCACGGCAATCGCACGTATGTCATGCAGGACATCAACGGCCAGGTGCAAGAGACGCATTCGGTGTCGGCCGGCCTGGACTATCCCGGCGTCGGCCCCGAGCATGCCTGGCTGCAGGACAGCGGCCGTGCCACCTATGTCGGCGTGACCGATGACGAAGCGCTCAGGGCATTCCACGACTGCTGCCGCATCGAAGGGATCATGCCGGCGCTGGAATCCTCGCACGCGATCGCCCATGCCGTTCGCCTCGCGCCGACCTTGCCGGCGGATACGAATATCCTGGTCTGCCTGTCCGGACGCGGCGACAAGGACATGCATACCGTGGCCGAGCGCGCCGGCCTGACGCTGTAATCGACAGTGGTGATAGATAGCATGACCTCACGACAAGACCGTATCGCCGCCGCCTTCTCCCGCGCCCGCGACGACAATCGCGCCGCGCTGATTCCCTACGTCGCCGCCGGCGATCCTTCGCCCGCGTCCTGCGTGCCGCTGATGCACGCGCTGGTCGAGGCGGGCGCGGACGTTATCGAATTGGGCGTGCCGTTCTCGGATCCCATGGCCGACGGTCCGGTGATCCAGCGCGCCACGGAGCGCGCGATCGCGCAGGGCATGAGCCTGCGCGCCGTGCTGGACGCGGTGAAACGCTTTCGGATCCAGGATGACCGCACCCCGGTCGTCCTCATGGGCTATGCCAATCCCATCGAACGCATGGGGCAGGCTGCCTTCGCCGATGCCGCCCTGGATGCCGGCGTGGATGGCGTGCTCGTGGTGGATTATCCGCCCGAAGAAGTGCAGGCTTTCGCCGATCTGCTCGGTGCCAGGGGCATCGCGCCGATTTTCCTCATCGCCCCGACCACCACGGATGCGCGCATCCAGGCGGTGGGCAAGGTGGCGCGCGGCTACGCCTATTACGTGTCGCTCAAGGGCGTGACCGGCGCGGGCCATCTGGACACGGACGACGTGGCCCGCCGGCTGGCCAATATCCGCCGCCATGTGCACATTCCGATCGGCGTCGGCTTCGGCATCCGCGATGCCGCCAGCGCCCAACGGGTCGCGCAGGTGGCGGACGCGGTGGTGATCGGCAGCAAGCTGATCGAAACCATGGAACAGGCGGTCGCCGGTGCTGCCGCCGACCGGCGCGACGAAGCCGCCATTGCGGCCGCGCGTCAGTGGCTGGGCGGTATCCGCTCGGCATTGGCCCAGGCCGGGCGCGGCGCCGCCGCTGCCTGACATCGTCTTCCTATCAGGACAATAAATAAACAATGAGCTGGATCGAGAAACTCCTGCCGCCTCGCATCAACAAGACGACGGAGCCCAGCGCGCGGCGCGTGCCCGAAGGCTTGTGGGTCAAGTGCCCGGCCTGCGAATCGGTGCTTTACAACGAAGACCTTGCGGCGAACCTGCACGTTTGCCCCAAGTGCGATCACCATATGCGCATTGGGGCACGCGCCCGGATCGATTCGCTGCTGGACCTGGAAGGGCGGGTCGAAATCGGGCAGAACATACGCTCGGTCGATACGCTGAAGTTCAAGGACAGCCGCAAGTATCCTGAACGCATCCAGGAAGCCGTCAAGCAGACAGGCGAGACCGATGCGCTGGTCGTCGTCAGCGGTTCCATACGCAGCGTTCCGGCCGTGGTGGCCTGCTTTGAATTCGAGTTCATGGGAGGCTCCATGGGCTCGGTGGTGGGCGAACGCTTCGCGCGCGGCGCCCAGGCGGCGCTGGATCAAAAGACCGGCTTCGTCTGCGTGGCCGCGTCAGGCGGTGCGCGGATGCAGGAAAGCCTGTTGTCGCTGATGCAGATGGCCAAGACCAACGCCATGCTGACGAGGCTGGCGGCCGCCGGGCTGCCCTTCATCAGCGTGTTGACCGATCCCACCATGGGCGGCGTATCGGCCAGCTTCGCCTTCATGGGCGACGTGGTCATTGCCGAACCCAAGGCGCTCATCGGCTTCGCGGGGCCTCGGGTCATCGAGCAGACGGTGCGGGAGAAACTGCCCGAGGGCTTCCAGCGCGCGGAATTCCTGCTGCAGAAGGGCGCTGTGGACATGGTGGTGGACCGGCGCCAGCTGCGCGAGGAAATCGCCCGTTTGCTCGCCCTGTTGACGCGCCAGTCCGTCGACGTCGTCGCTGCCTGACACCCCGATCGCGCAGTATCGAATCGCCGTGCCGGTCCCCCGCCACGGCGCATCGCGTCGCATCGGCCGGTCTCGGCGGCATGCCGATTGCTTATGCGGCCGGCCTCGGCGCCTGACCCTTCCTGCATGTCATGCCTTCGCTCCCGCCCGGGCCCCGGGGCTATTGGTCGTCCTGATGGAATAGTGTTTCCTGCCACAGTGTCGCGTTTTAGGACAATGCCGCTTGGTCGGTATTCGGGTTTTCTGATAAGTTACACAATCTTTTTGTTTTCCTCATTGCTGGAGTTTCCCCAATGAATCGTGGTCATAAAAACAAAATCGTCGCCAGCGCGTTGACCGCATTGGCTATGACGTGCGTGATCCCCATGGCGCATGCGCAGCAAAGCCGCTCCAACGGCGGTGTCAGTGTGCAGATGGGGGTCGGTGAAAAATACAACCGTACCACCGTGAACTACGAAACCGCGCCGTTGTGGAACTACGATTTCGGCGGAAATTGGGGCCGGCTGGACCTGACGGGTGAACTGGGTGTTTCCTATTGGTGGGCACACCAGGGCGCGCATCCCAGCAGCGCCTGGCAGTTGAACGCGATCCCGATGTTCCGCTGGTGGCTGGGCGATCGCTTCTTCGTCGAGGCCGGCGTCGGCCCCACGGTCTTCAACAAGACCCGCTTCGCGGATAAGACGATCAGTACGGCGTTCCAGTTCGGCGACCATATCGGCCTGGGCTTCCAGCTCACCGAATCCAGTCGCATCAGCCTGCGCTATTCGCATTTCTCGAATGCCAGCATCAAGACCCCCAATCCCGGCCTGGATGTGACGCAGCTGACCTACACCTACCTGTTCTGACCTGGCGGCGCCTGATCGGCGCCGATTCCCGTCCTCGGGCTCTCAGCGCAAGCCGGGCGCCATGCAAAAAGGGCTGTTCCTCTCGGAGCAGCCCTTTTTTGCATCCTGGCCGCGCCCTCGCGGACGCGGCCAACGACCAGCCTAGTGGCGCGTCTCCACTTGCTGCAGCGGCGTGGACGACACCGGCGGAACCGGTTTGCGTTCACGTCCCAGGCGTACGGGCGTATGGCTGGCGGCCATGCGCTGTTGCGTCTGGGCGTGGCGGGCGGGGTCCGTTTCCACCCACGTCAGGCCGGCGGCATTGACCACAGCCTGCAGGCTTTGCGTGGGGGCAGGCTGAGCAACCGCCGGGGCAGTCGCCGCTTGCGGCGCGGACGCCTGTGCTGCCGGCACTTCCTGCGTGGGCGCGGCGGGTGCCGCCGTTACAGGCGCTGCCGGTACAGGTTGCGCCACCGGCGCCACGGGGGCCGTGTAGACGGGCGCGGCTTCGGTGGGTGCCTGGTGGGCGGGTGCCTCCGCCGCGGGCGCAGGCTCGGCGGCCGTTGCGGGCACCGGCGGTACCGTTTCGGATTCGGCCGTTTGGCGTGCGGGCGTTATCGGTTCGGCGGCGGGCTGCGATGCAACCGGTGCCGACTCGGCTGCGTGGCTTTGCACGGTTTCGACTGGCGCCGGGGCCGTGGCAGCATGATCCGGCACGGCGTGCACCGGTGCGGCCGGCGCGATGGCCGGGGCAACCGGCGCGGCCGCGATGGGTTGCGGCGTCGCCGATTCGGCGGGCGTCGCGTGGACCGGTGCGGGCTGGGCGGCAGGCATCTGCGTTTCCGGCGTGTCGTCCGTAAAGGGCGACTTTGCCTGTTCCACCGGCGTGGCGACTTCCGACAAGGCGGCTTGCGCTTCGGCAGCCAGGGATTCCTCGCCTTCCGGCGATTCCTGCGTGCCTTCGCCAGCCAGGACCGTGCCGTCTTCCGACGCGCGGCGTCCGCGGCGGCTGCGGCGACGACGGCGCTTGCGCTCCGGATCGGCACCGGCTTCCGCCGCCTGGCCTTGCTCGTCCATGTCCGCGGCTTCAGCAGCAGCGTCGGCGCGGTCATCCGCGGCATCGGGCGGCAGTGCCGCGGCCACTGTTTCAGCCAGGGCGGCGACCATGCTTTCCTGCTCGCTCATCGGCGCGTCGGCCTGGTCTTCGCGGCGTCCGCGTCCGCGACCGCGGCGTCCCCGGCCATTGCGGGCCGGCGCGGCTTCGTCCTGGCCTTCGGGGACCAGGGCGCGTTCGGGATGTGCCTGAGCCTGGGCGACGGCATCGCGCTCGGCGCGCTGCTGGGTTTCGGCGCGTGCCGGACGTTCGTTGCGTTCGGTGCGCTCGCCGTCGTTGCGGCGGCCGCCCCGCACGTGGTGGCGCAGGCCTTCGCCTTCGGTGGCTTCCGGCCGGGCCTCGTGGCGGCGGTTACGGTTGCGGTCCGAGCCATGGCGTTCGCCGCGGCGGTCCTGGCCATCGTGCGTGCGCGACTTGGGCCGCGCGGGGGTGCGCTTGGCATCCGCCTGCGGAGCAGGGGTGGCAGCCGGTGCGGTGTCGCCGCCGGTGAACCATCCGACCAGTCGCTTGAACAAGCCGCCCAGGCCGGGCGCCGCGGGCGCCGGCGCGGGGGCGGCCACCGGAGCGGGGGCCGACACGGGCGCCGGTTGGGCCGGTGTGATGCCCTTGACCAGGGCTTCGGGGCGGGCCTTGATTTCCTGTTCGCGCGGCGCCCAGGCGACTTCCGTGGCCGGGGCGTCGGCCAGCTCGAAGCTGGTCTTCATCTCTTCCAGGCGCGGGTCGTCGTGGCGCAGGCGCTCGATGTGGTGATGCGGAGTTTCCAGGTGCTTGTTGGGGATCAGCACCAGGTTGACCTTCAGGCGGGCTTCCATCTTGGCGATGTCGGCGCGCTTCTCGTTGAGCAGGAAGGTCGCCACATCGACCGGCACCTGGGCATGCACCGCCGCGGTGTTTTCCTTCATGGCTTCTTCCTGCAGCAGGCGCAGGACGTGCAGCGCGCTGGATTCCGCGTCGCGGATCACGCCGGTACCGTTACAGCGCGGGCAGGTAATGTGCGAGCCTTCGTTCAGTGCCGGACGCAGGCGCTGGCGCGACAGCTCCATCAGGCCGAAGCGCGAGATCTTGCCCATCTGCACGCGGGCGCGGTCGAAATGCAGGGCATCGCGCAGGCGCTGTTCGACGGCGCGCTGGTTCTTGCTGTCCTCCATATCGATGAAGTCGATGACGATCAGGCCACCGAGGTCGCGCAGGCGCAGCTGGCGGGCCACTTCATCGGCCGCTTCCTGGTTGGTGCGCAGGGCGGTTTCCTCGATGTCGGCGCCGCGCGTCGACCGGGCTGAGTTCACGTCGACGGCCACCAGGGCTTCGGTATGGTCGATGACGATGGCGCCGCCCGACGGCAGCGTCACGGTACGCGAATACGCGGTTTCGATCTGGTGTTCGATCT
Above is a genomic segment from Bordetella genomosp. 11 containing:
- a CDS encoding RelA/SpoT family protein, whose protein sequence is MPPPSDRDTLTPFDAAWFDGAAAGLDTQGRDQLQKAAAWAGPRFGEEQALTGEPLASHAAGVARILAGLHTDRATRVASVLAALPADLSAPAPSNRHDPIAAEFDAEIARLVQGARALMRLGAVARLASDSAADSGAQKEMQRKMLLAMAADLRIVLMRLASRLQSLRWHAASKVACPPELARETLDLYAPLANRLGIWQLKWELEDLAFRFLDADRYKEIARLLEEKRVEREAFIADAVERVRMALRKSGIDAEVSGRPKHIYSIWNKMRIKKLDFNQMFDLRALRVIVKDVRECYTALAIVHELWTPMLDEFDDYISRPKPNGYRSLHTVVMDKDGRPFEVQIRTQEMHQFAEYGMAAHWRYKEAGPKGGQVAASSEYDRQLSWMRQLLAWNADLDATPAGGQGGTVARAAAEHIYVLTPQARVIELPAGSTPVDFAYHLHTDLGHRCRGARVDGQMVPLQTRLATGQTVEIVAAKSGGPSRDWLNPQLGFLASPRARAKVRNWFNAIELQQRITQGQGLIEKELQRLGKTAVNLEQLAQQLGFARADDLYVAAAKDEFSLRQIDAVFQQPAEPAGEPGVVTHASRAESTEKSGKSGVLVVGVGSLMTQLARCCRPAPPDPIVGFVTRGRGVSIHRADCHSYAALAEREPERVIEVAWGETGNTVYPVDISVRAHDRSGLLRDLSEVFARLRLNVIGVNTQSRNSLAHMVFTVEVHGGEALSRALDALAEVPGVTGAARK
- the argE gene encoding acetylornithine deacetylase, whose product is MDTRRWLETLVGFDTTSRNSNLALIETARDWLKGQGVQAWLAHNEDRSKANLFATLPGRDGGEQGGIVLSGHTDVVPVDGQDWAGDPFVVREQDGRLYGRGACDMKGFIATALALVPEFLSMPRAKPLHLAFSFDEEVGCAGAPYLLADLRDRGIRPDGCVVGEPTGMQVVVAHKGINLYRCRVHGKAAHSSLTPHGCNAIEYAARLICHIRDVADAYKAKGPYDNFYDVPFSTLTTNLIRGGIAVNTIPDDCEFAYEFRNLPAIEPDDIQREIQRYVDDVLLPRMRAEFPEARIDIERGPAAPGLEASEQAAITQLVRALTRDTATRKVAYGTEAGLFQGIGIPTVVCGPGHIAQAHKPDEFVAIDQLEACAAFLRRVGQSI
- the trpB gene encoding tryptophan synthase subunit beta — translated: MVKPYDFPDAQGHFGPYGGVFVAETLMHALDELRAAYDRYRADPAFIEEFNYELKHFVGRPSPVYHARRWSQELGGAQIWFKREDLNHTGAHKINNCIGQALLARRMGKPRVIAETGAGQHGVATATVAARYGMECVVYMGSEDIRRQASNMYRMKLLGATVVPVESGSRTLKDALNEAMRDWVTNIGNTFYIIGTVAGPDPYPRMVRDFQTVIGKECLWQMPEEAGRQPDIVIAAVGGGSNAMGIFHPYIPYEDVQLIGVEAAGEGMDSGRHAASIAAGQVGVLHGNRTYVMQDINGQVQETHSVSAGLDYPGVGPEHAWLQDSGRATYVGVTDDEALRAFHDCCRIEGIMPALESSHAIAHAVRLAPTLPADTNILVCLSGRGDKDMHTVAERAGLTL
- the trpA gene encoding tryptophan synthase subunit alpha → MTSRQDRIAAAFSRARDDNRAALIPYVAAGDPSPASCVPLMHALVEAGADVIELGVPFSDPMADGPVIQRATERAIAQGMSLRAVLDAVKRFRIQDDRTPVVLMGYANPIERMGQAAFADAALDAGVDGVLVVDYPPEEVQAFADLLGARGIAPIFLIAPTTTDARIQAVGKVARGYAYYVSLKGVTGAGHLDTDDVARRLANIRRHVHIPIGVGFGIRDAASAQRVAQVADAVVIGSKLIETMEQAVAGAAADRRDEAAIAAARQWLGGIRSALAQAGRGAAAA
- the accD gene encoding acetyl-CoA carboxylase, carboxyltransferase subunit beta; translation: MSWIEKLLPPRINKTTEPSARRVPEGLWVKCPACESVLYNEDLAANLHVCPKCDHHMRIGARARIDSLLDLEGRVEIGQNIRSVDTLKFKDSRKYPERIQEAVKQTGETDALVVVSGSIRSVPAVVACFEFEFMGGSMGSVVGERFARGAQAALDQKTGFVCVAASGGARMQESLLSLMQMAKTNAMLTRLAAAGLPFISVLTDPTMGGVSASFAFMGDVVIAEPKALIGFAGPRVIEQTVREKLPEGFQRAEFLLQKGAVDMVVDRRQLREEIARLLALLTRQSVDVVAA
- a CDS encoding acyloxyacyl hydrolase, which produces MNRGHKNKIVASALTALAMTCVIPMAHAQQSRSNGGVSVQMGVGEKYNRTTVNYETAPLWNYDFGGNWGRLDLTGELGVSYWWAHQGAHPSSAWQLNAIPMFRWWLGDRFFVEAGVGPTVFNKTRFADKTISTAFQFGDHIGLGFQLTESSRISLRYSHFSNASIKTPNPGLDVTQLTYTYLF
- a CDS encoding Rne/Rng family ribonuclease, encoding MKRMLFNATHPEELRVAIVDGQKLIDLDIETAGREQRKGNIYKGIITRIEPGLEACFVNYGEDRHGFLPFKEIARSYFKEGVDVRTARIQDALREGQELIVQVEKEERGNKGAALTTFISLAGRYLVLMPNNPRGGGVSRRVEGEDRQELRDTMEQLQVPQGMSIIARTAGIGRNVEELQWDLSYLLQLWTAIDGAARDNSAPILIYLESSLVIRAIRDYFSPEIGEILIDTDEIADQATAFMSVVMPDNVQRVKRYRDDVPLFSRFQIEHQIETAYSRTVTLPSGGAIVIDHTEALVAVDVNSARSTRGADIEETALRTNQEAADEVARQLRLRDLGGLIVIDFIDMEDSKNQRAVEQRLRDALHFDRARVQMGKISRFGLMELSRQRLRPALNEGSHITCPRCNGTGVIRDAESSALHVLRLLQEEAMKENTAAVHAQVPVDVATFLLNEKRADIAKMEARLKVNLVLIPNKHLETPHHHIERLRHDDPRLEEMKTSFELADAPATEVAWAPREQEIKARPEALVKGITPAQPAPVSAPAPVAAPAPAPAAPGLGGLFKRLVGWFTGGDTAPAATPAPQADAKRTPARPKSRTHDGQDRRGERHGSDRNRNRRHEARPEATEGEGLRHHVRGGRRNDGERTERNERPARAETQQRAERDAVAQAQAHPERALVPEGQDEAAPARNGRGRRGRGRGRREDQADAPMSEQESMVAALAETVAAALPPDAADDRADAAAEAADMDEQGQAAEAGADPERKRRRRRSRRGRRASEDGTVLAGEGTQESPEGEESLAAEAQAALSEVATPVEQAKSPFTDDTPETQMPAAQPAPVHATPAESATPQPIAAAPVAPAIAPAAPVHAVPDHAATAPAPVETVQSHAAESAPVASQPAAEPITPARQTAESETVPPVPATAAEPAPAAEAPAHQAPTEAAPVYTAPVAPVAQPVPAAPVTAAPAAPTQEVPAAQASAPQAATAPAVAQPAPTQSLQAVVNAAGLTWVETDPARHAQTQQRMAASHTPVRLGRERKPVPPVSSTPLQQVETRH